The Tripterygium wilfordii isolate XIE 37 chromosome 4, ASM1340144v1, whole genome shotgun sequence genome has a window encoding:
- the LOC119996510 gene encoding growth-regulating factor 4-like isoform X3 produces the protein MESVPNMSSNLSAAERPRLFTASQWQELERQASIFKFLKAGVPVPRDLLTSIIFPSFLSQQNCITVLKIQSLFLSFPSIVYFPPFLVGYCSYYGKRIDPEPGRCRRTDGKKWRCSKDACPDSKYCERHMNKGRIRSRKPVELQNTSQSLPAVASNIATGSSSGPGSFQPTLLSHNSQALSFGSNLPQMEMEPTPYEVYAKECRFLYGLKPEAEMNNGEALEGLGHRGATKNTKESTWNFVLQDIEPPTMSDAMPKQQHQHCTFGRDYSSVSYTKKEVQQSLEPYLEGWPRSLDFGSHVDEQKSNKLPSITTKLSISTPMAGCKYNMSSHPQRDA, from the exons ATGGAATCGGTACCTAACATGAGCAGTAACTTATCGGCGGCGGAGCGCCCCAGGTTGTTCACGGCGTCACAGTGGCAGGAGCTGGAGCGGCAGGCTTCCATCTTCAAGTTCTTGAAGGCTGGAGTCCCCGTCCCTCGTGACCTCCTCACCAGCATCATTTTTCCCAGCTTCCTCTCCCAACAAAATTGTATAACAGTCTTAAAGattcaatctctctttctttcttttccaagTATTGTATATTTTCCCCCATTTTTAG TGGGATATTGTTCCTATTATGGGAAGAGGATAGATCCAGAGCCCGGTAGGTGCCGGAGGACAGATGGCAAGAAGTGGAGGTGCTCAAAAGATGCATGTCCGGACTCCAAATATTGTGAGCGGCACATGAATAAAGGCCGCATCCGTTCAAGAAAGCCTGTGGAATTACAAAATACTTCTCAGTCCTTACCAGCTGTGGCATCAAATATTGCTACTGGGAGCAGCAGTGGACCTGGGAGCTTTCAACCCACACTCTTAAGCCATAATTCTCAAGCTCTGTCCTTTGGAAGCAATCTGCCACAGATGGAGATGGAGCCTACACCATATGAAGTTTATGCTAAGGAATGCAG GTTTCTCTATGGACTGAAGCCTGAAGCAGAAATGAACAATGGAGAAGCTCTGGAGGGTCTAGGTCATAGGGGGGCAACAAAAAATACGAAAGAGAGCACGTGGAACTTT GTGCTCCAAGATATTGAACCACCAACTATGTCCGATGCAATGCCAAAGCAGCAGCACCAGCATTGCACCTTTGGCAGAGATTACAGCTCTGTTTCGTATACGAAGAAAGAAGTTCAGCAATCACTTGAGCCATATCTTGAAGGTTGGCCTAGAAGTTTGGATTTTGGTTCACATGTTGATGAGCAGAAGTCTAACAAGTTGCCTTCAATCACAACAAAGCTATCAATCTCTACTCCAATGGCTGGCTGCAAATATAATATGAGCAGTCATCCTCAAAGGG ATGCTTGA
- the LOC119997791 gene encoding isoflavone reductase homolog produces MAKSKVLVVGGTGYIGKRLVMASIDQGHTTYVLQRPEIGLDMDKLQILLSLKKQGARLIEGSFSDHRSLVDAVRKVDVVICTMSGVHFRTHNILMQLKLVDAIKEAGNVKRFLPSEFGMDPARMGDAIEPGRVTFDEKMRVREAIEDAQIPFTYISANCFAGYFVPNLSQLGTLLPPKHKAYLYGDGNAKAVFMDENDVATYAIKTIDDPRTLNKTVYLRPPENILSQKQLVEMWEKLSGKKLEKISISAQDFLAPLKGMDYASQVGVGHFYHIFYDGCLSNFEIGEEGEEASELYPEVKYTRMDEYMKLYL; encoded by the exons ATGGCCAAAAGCAAGGTTCTTGTTGTGGGAGGTACTGGTTACATAGGCAAAAGACTTGTCATGGCAAGTATTGATCAGGGACATACAACATATGTCCTTCAACGCCCCGAGATCGGTCTCGACATGGACAAGCTTCAGATATTGCTGTCGCTGAAGAAGCAAGGAGCTCGCCTGATCGAGGGCTCGTTTTCCGATCATAGAAGCCTTGTGGATGCTGTTAGAAAGGTTGATGTTGTCATATGCACCATGTCAGGTGTGCATTTCAGGACTCACAACATTTTGATGCAGCTCAAGCTTGTTGATGCCATCAAAGAAGCGGGCAATGTTAAG CGTTTCTTGCCATCAGAGTTTGGCATGGACCCAGCACGAATGGGAGATGCAATTGAACCAGGAAGAGTAACATTTGATGAGAAGATGAGAGTGAGAGAGGCAATAGAGGATGCTCAAATACCTTTCACATATATTTCTGCTAATTGCTTTGCAGGTTACTTTGTGCCTAACCTCTCTCAACTTGGAACCCTCTTGCCTCCAAAACACAAAGCATATCTCTATGGGGATGGCAATGCCAAAG CCGTTTTCATGGATGAAAATGATGTCGCGACATACGCGATCAAAACGATCGACGATCCTCGAACTTTGAACAAAACAGTGTATCTGAGGCCACCAGAAAACATTCTCTCTCAAAAACAGTTGGTAGAGATGTGGGAGAAGCTTAGTGGAAAGAAACTAGAAAAGATCAGCATTTCTGCTCAAGACTTCCTTGCTCCCTTGAAAG GTATGGACTATGCAAGCCAGGTAGGAGTGGGGCATTTTTACCACATATTCTACGATGGTTGTTTGTCAAACTTTGAAAtaggagaagaaggagaagaggctTCAGAGCTTTATCCAGAAGTGAAATATACTCGCATGGATGAATATATGAAGCTCTATCTGTAG
- the LOC119996510 gene encoding growth-regulating factor 4-like isoform X2 has protein sequence MESVPNMSSNLSAAERPRLFTASQWQELERQASIFKFLKAGVPVPRDLLTSIIFPSFLSQQNLGYCSYYGKRIDPEPGRCRRTDGKKWRCSKDACPDSKYCERHMNKGRIRSRKPVELQNTSQSLPAVASNIATGSSSGPGSFQPTLLSHNSQALSFGSNLPQMEMEPTPYEVYAKECRFLYGLKPEAEMNNGEALEGLGHRGATKNTKESTWNFVTSQIPSHSLTEPISDDFLQYDYPQLQVLQDIEPPTMSDAMPKQQHQHCTFGRDYSSVSYTKKEVQQSLEPYLEGWPRSLDFGSHVDEQKSNKLPSITTKLSISTPMAGCKYNMSSHPQRDA, from the exons ATGGAATCGGTACCTAACATGAGCAGTAACTTATCGGCGGCGGAGCGCCCCAGGTTGTTCACGGCGTCACAGTGGCAGGAGCTGGAGCGGCAGGCTTCCATCTTCAAGTTCTTGAAGGCTGGAGTCCCCGTCCCTCGTGACCTCCTCACCAGCATCATTTTTCCCAGCTTCCTCTCCCAACAAAATT TGGGATATTGTTCCTATTATGGGAAGAGGATAGATCCAGAGCCCGGTAGGTGCCGGAGGACAGATGGCAAGAAGTGGAGGTGCTCAAAAGATGCATGTCCGGACTCCAAATATTGTGAGCGGCACATGAATAAAGGCCGCATCCGTTCAAGAAAGCCTGTGGAATTACAAAATACTTCTCAGTCCTTACCAGCTGTGGCATCAAATATTGCTACTGGGAGCAGCAGTGGACCTGGGAGCTTTCAACCCACACTCTTAAGCCATAATTCTCAAGCTCTGTCCTTTGGAAGCAATCTGCCACAGATGGAGATGGAGCCTACACCATATGAAGTTTATGCTAAGGAATGCAG GTTTCTCTATGGACTGAAGCCTGAAGCAGAAATGAACAATGGAGAAGCTCTGGAGGGTCTAGGTCATAGGGGGGCAACAAAAAATACGAAAGAGAGCACGTGGAACTTTGTGACATCTCAAATTCCATCCCACTCCTTAACAGAGCCAATTAGTGATGATTTTCTGCAATATGACTACCCCCAACTGCAGGTGCTCCAAGATATTGAACCACCAACTATGTCCGATGCAATGCCAAAGCAGCAGCACCAGCATTGCACCTTTGGCAGAGATTACAGCTCTGTTTCGTATACGAAGAAAGAAGTTCAGCAATCACTTGAGCCATATCTTGAAGGTTGGCCTAGAAGTTTGGATTTTGGTTCACATGTTGATGAGCAGAAGTCTAACAAGTTGCCTTCAATCACAACAAAGCTATCAATCTCTACTCCAATGGCTGGCTGCAAATATAATATGAGCAGTCATCCTCAAAGGG ATGCTTGA
- the LOC119996510 gene encoding growth-regulating factor 4-like isoform X1: MESVPNMSSNLSAAERPRLFTASQWQELERQASIFKFLKAGVPVPRDLLTSIIFPSFLSQQNCITVLKIQSLFLSFPSIVYFPPFLVGYCSYYGKRIDPEPGRCRRTDGKKWRCSKDACPDSKYCERHMNKGRIRSRKPVELQNTSQSLPAVASNIATGSSSGPGSFQPTLLSHNSQALSFGSNLPQMEMEPTPYEVYAKECRFLYGLKPEAEMNNGEALEGLGHRGATKNTKESTWNFVTSQIPSHSLTEPISDDFLQYDYPQLQVLQDIEPPTMSDAMPKQQHQHCTFGRDYSSVSYTKKEVQQSLEPYLEGWPRSLDFGSHVDEQKSNKLPSITTKLSISTPMAGCKYNMSSHPQRDA; encoded by the exons ATGGAATCGGTACCTAACATGAGCAGTAACTTATCGGCGGCGGAGCGCCCCAGGTTGTTCACGGCGTCACAGTGGCAGGAGCTGGAGCGGCAGGCTTCCATCTTCAAGTTCTTGAAGGCTGGAGTCCCCGTCCCTCGTGACCTCCTCACCAGCATCATTTTTCCCAGCTTCCTCTCCCAACAAAATTGTATAACAGTCTTAAAGattcaatctctctttctttcttttccaagTATTGTATATTTTCCCCCATTTTTAG TGGGATATTGTTCCTATTATGGGAAGAGGATAGATCCAGAGCCCGGTAGGTGCCGGAGGACAGATGGCAAGAAGTGGAGGTGCTCAAAAGATGCATGTCCGGACTCCAAATATTGTGAGCGGCACATGAATAAAGGCCGCATCCGTTCAAGAAAGCCTGTGGAATTACAAAATACTTCTCAGTCCTTACCAGCTGTGGCATCAAATATTGCTACTGGGAGCAGCAGTGGACCTGGGAGCTTTCAACCCACACTCTTAAGCCATAATTCTCAAGCTCTGTCCTTTGGAAGCAATCTGCCACAGATGGAGATGGAGCCTACACCATATGAAGTTTATGCTAAGGAATGCAG GTTTCTCTATGGACTGAAGCCTGAAGCAGAAATGAACAATGGAGAAGCTCTGGAGGGTCTAGGTCATAGGGGGGCAACAAAAAATACGAAAGAGAGCACGTGGAACTTTGTGACATCTCAAATTCCATCCCACTCCTTAACAGAGCCAATTAGTGATGATTTTCTGCAATATGACTACCCCCAACTGCAGGTGCTCCAAGATATTGAACCACCAACTATGTCCGATGCAATGCCAAAGCAGCAGCACCAGCATTGCACCTTTGGCAGAGATTACAGCTCTGTTTCGTATACGAAGAAAGAAGTTCAGCAATCACTTGAGCCATATCTTGAAGGTTGGCCTAGAAGTTTGGATTTTGGTTCACATGTTGATGAGCAGAAGTCTAACAAGTTGCCTTCAATCACAACAAAGCTATCAATCTCTACTCCAATGGCTGGCTGCAAATATAATATGAGCAGTCATCCTCAAAGGG ATGCTTGA
- the LOC119996074 gene encoding transmembrane protein 45A-like: MGSFKGHAVPGTLFLVVGVWHIWSAVVRYVSNPKSFRVRVWNPVPDFDGKLKYLELYVIAVGAFIDLCIELLYAPHLKYFVNGVLNPSHMNNFEHSGMLIMFLILGVIGLVAEKMSFLPLPEGALCLIASTAFGAEYLLFNFHSTTHKGLEGYYHLILVLLIGLCVLSSIAGALIPTNFPVDLCNGIAMALQGLWFYQTAFTLYGPMMPDGCRLKESEILCRSTEKEVRGEQLANVQLFGLVLGVLVIVVVSYAFAASRYGRSDSRKLQTVQGGLD, translated from the exons ATGGGATCTTTCAAGGGTCATGCCGTGCCTGGGACTTTGTTCTTGGTGGTTGGAGTCTGGCACATATGGAGCGCTGTGGTTCGCTATGTATCAAATCCCAAGTCATTCCGGGTTCGTGTTTGGAACCCTGTGCCAGATTTCGATGGGAAGCTCAAGTACTTGGAGCTTTATGTGATAGCTGTTGGTGCCTTTATTGATTTGTGTATTGAGCTTTTGTATGCGCCTCACCTCAAGTATTTTGTTAATGGTGTCCTGAACCCATCTCACATGAATAATTTTGAGCACTCTGGGATGCTTATTATGTTCCTCATACTTGGAGTCATTGGTTTAGTAGCAGAGAAAATGAG CTTTCTCCCCTTGCCAGAAGGAGCCCTTTGTTTGATTGCCTCTACAGCGTTCGGTGCAGAGTATCTCCTGTTTAACTTTCACTCAACAACCCATAAAGGCCTTGAAGGCTACTACCATCTAATCCTTGTTCTCCTAATTGGGCTCTGCGTTCTGTCCTCAATTGCTGGAGCCCTAATCCCTACGAACTTCCCAGTTGATTTATGTAATGGCATTGCTATGGCTCTCCAAGGCCTCTGGTTCTATCAGACAGCCTTCACCCTCTACGGCCCAATGATGCCAGATGGCTGCCGGCTGAAGGAAAGTGAAATATTATGTCGATCAACAGAGAAAGAGGTCAGAGGGGAGCAGCTTGCTAACGTCCAGCTCTTTGGCTTGGTCCTTGGTGTCCTTGTTATAGTTGTTGTATCTTATGCTTTCGCAGCTTCAAGATACGGACGTTCTGATTCAAGAAAATTGCAAACAGTTCAGGGTGGATTAGATTGA
- the LOC119996260 gene encoding cadmium-induced protein AS8 isoform X1: protein MIIKGLFRRYERWNPVHPTSGAFWGMGIGIGCGVGWGPGFGPEVIGYVGAGCGVGFSVGFTLVGVGIGLPANFVFEVPYNAITAARSGALEFSQSKHLLSVSNVARGGWNNIAPRISGLHREARGRFSSFKENNLFGHMRCILPIHAMSISKGFERLGSHIFCPQKECASA from the exons ATGATAATAAAAGGGTTGTTTAGGAGATATGAAAGATGGAACCCTGTGCATCCAACTTCAGGAGCCTTTTGGGGCATGGGAATAGGCATTGGCTGTGGTGTTGGGTGGGGTCCTGGATTTGGCCCTGAGGTGATCGGCTATGTTGGAGCTGGCTGTGGTGTTGGATTTAGTGTGGGCTTCACACTGGTTGGAGTTGGCATTGGCCTTCCCGCTAATTTTGTCTTTGAAGTTCCTTACAACG CTATAACGGCAGCGAGAAGTGGTGCATTGGAGTTTTCCCAGTCCAAGCATCTTCTTTCAGTAAGCAATGTTGCAAGGGGTGGCTGGAATAATATTGCTCCTCGAATTTCTGGCTTGCACAGAGAAGCCAGAGGGAGATTTTCTAGCTTTAAGGAAAATAATTTGTTTGGCCATATGAGATGCATACTTCCTATCCATGCCATGTCCATCTCAAAAGGCTTTGAGAGGCTTGGCAGCCACATCTTCTGCCCTCAAAAAG AATGTGCTTCTGCTTGA
- the LOC119996260 gene encoding cadmium-induced protein AS8 isoform X2, with protein MIIKGLFRRYERWNPVHPTSGAFWGMGIGIGCGVGWGPGFGPEVIGYVGAGCGVGFSVGFTLVGVGIGLPANFVFEVPYNAITAARSGALEFSQSKHLLSVSNVARGGWNNIAPRISGLHREARGRFSSFKENNLFGHMRCILPIHAMSISKGFERLGSHIFCPQKDAKD; from the exons ATGATAATAAAAGGGTTGTTTAGGAGATATGAAAGATGGAACCCTGTGCATCCAACTTCAGGAGCCTTTTGGGGCATGGGAATAGGCATTGGCTGTGGTGTTGGGTGGGGTCCTGGATTTGGCCCTGAGGTGATCGGCTATGTTGGAGCTGGCTGTGGTGTTGGATTTAGTGTGGGCTTCACACTGGTTGGAGTTGGCATTGGCCTTCCCGCTAATTTTGTCTTTGAAGTTCCTTACAACG CTATAACGGCAGCGAGAAGTGGTGCATTGGAGTTTTCCCAGTCCAAGCATCTTCTTTCAGTAAGCAATGTTGCAAGGGGTGGCTGGAATAATATTGCTCCTCGAATTTCTGGCTTGCACAGAGAAGCCAGAGGGAGATTTTCTAGCTTTAAGGAAAATAATTTGTTTGGCCATATGAGATGCATACTTCCTATCCATGCCATGTCCATCTCAAAAGGCTTTGAGAGGCTTGGCAGCCACATCTTCTGCCCTCAAAAAG ATGCAAAAGATTAG